The Strongyloides ratti genome assembly S_ratti_ED321, scaffold srae_scaffold0000005 genome window below encodes:
- a CDS encoding Aspartic peptidase domain-containing protein: MTVLISSAFTNQTLPLDILQYHAANKLLTKNHKTKEALKVNGNLMKDLVDPRSNITCLSPDIKDLILPPRSLETFHTIISNDHYHMTCSILYPVNIQLENQSYTLENIYVKPVPCENYKLLIGIDYLKPVGAIIHTTDGSIDFEHPLDKLQINNAKLGSVITDVEFERKIKNVINHLNNKYINNIYQ, translated from the exons ATGACAGTTCTTATATCTTCAGCATTTACAAATCAAACTCTTCCATTagatattttacaatatcaTGCAGCCAATAAACTACTTACAAAGAATCATAAAACAAAAGAAGCCT TGAAAGTTAATGGAAATCTGATGAAAGACTTAGTTGATCCAAGATCTAATATTACCTGCCTGAGTCCTGATATTAAAGATCTAATATTACCTCCTCGTTCTCTAGAAACTTTCCACACAATTATTTCCAATGACCATTATCACATGACATGTTCTATCTTATATCCAGTAAATATTCAATTGGAAAATCAATCTTATACTttggaaaatatttatgtaaaacCAGTGCCTTgtgaaaattataaattacttATTGGAATAGATTATCTTAAACCGGTTGGTGCAATTATCCATACTACAGATGGTTCTATTGATTTCGAACATCCACTGGACAAATTACAGATAAATAATGCCAAACTTGGTTCAGTCATTACAGATGTTGAAtttgaaagaaaaataaagaatgtAATAAACCATTTGAATAataagtatataaataacatttatcaataa
- a CDS encoding Reverse transcriptase domain and Integrase,catalytic core domain and Ribonuclease H domain and Ribonuclease H-like domain-containing protein → MASPEKNPLPKFDGFPNKKAYVKLVKNFCRGKEEDEAIEIICNLFPKTMIESYFNRFLDDSFEGEMSAEELLNHIEEYVKEQDIKDTLWDKTKVAYEVRFAFGAQEACQKLLIELYGRFRVLLKGMDKKDVQQVVVTRFLSLVPVKIGREFVEKCEDPSYDEILKLAAKRDKKYELEKKYRKLSEEKSKLRKQKGDGKKEIPKGAQGKNGKKTEDREEVRKESQVKIAFFSQEKRGEVSKARVFVEGYGYVMMYLDSCSSVNILPSRLVKNLSEVLGDITVEGVEEVEVKGIHESYSKTEGAVELVISIPNSKVKKERVLFYVDKEAISPLLSRNFLKKFGINPIEYEEVKENKDFGGMVIDETSSDFVKLLKSMPMLYDKERDYEENVCRASFTVNKEFFPVRKKIIPVPEDLKEKVLSNIEKQVEKGWLESVPEGEIVENVNLCIPKDGEQLPSIKDLLHINVDRISVYDIRSAFNRINVEEECRKYLILGTPFGLFRSKVLVFGLKITPYIWMKTIKKVLEPVIDHVRIYYDDIVNIAKGNLHDVVNCKIVQALNKMKMQLNPEKCAIGVKKTVFLGYMIECPLKISIPRDKVEALLKLPCPRNAKEVMEVMGKIQYFAVMIPEFAELAAPVHEFKNKKGEFKQEIFPFFDQLRRAAARNVSLESIRENCKGLIIFVSISDIAVCTIMKACYKEKDRIFAISRRKLRKNEKNYGKPEKVLLGVKEIIWQNKEVAASFAIKVFSEVQGLKKAWESELGIISSTFQRLMFELKAFDLEFSYLKDSKNIAGFFKTVEYSEAEGEGMAFLVEKKLDQFSFSEEEIMKEYMGDKDAILVKTFIKEGLLPDSKKLELSCMLRGKLDKAEIKNGLIYLEDKLLIPYTLREKLVDYLHRYHASFDQMSRNVKVNFVGNKLLKLAKDKADSCETCLTYRRNSRKRITSWSTISERRERYHADCAEYGKYLFMINCDVHTGHCSAVPIKGVGAKDIISAYAETYLRMDTPIIQVADNGKGFCAVQTREYLEELGIVSLFSIPKCPESNGVAEKCVGLIKNYLKKTERKEPFKVSLMRAVNAVNERIVNGKLVKRMFLGYEGEESIKRKYEFRRFPFCCDIKYKLDRNDEMWRKRKCLEKIGADIFRITDEEEKNIYIRKSGSIIFLDKKGRAIDKNQIEKVLYQGEEEKQIEDEEKCPGREYIRIDSEEDFKAFRGKRPEFKLFLATDGSTERGKGYGGVVWKYQEGDTPVMEQFRGSKSMAASAQFLEVVALLEGLRLVEKLDKQEWGKKLAIVTDSEYVGRSTASYLQKWKEKDFKTHRGTKVQHEDIWKEINELLNGWEEVLVLKAAAHKGVLINEAADVQSKLGAMNSISRGYGHYANQCPSKKLDNQTQFLEEEDQQNIEISSDNYFGVFLLDDQQVNVTIKPNNFIVLDSGSSVHAFSDKSLLMNLKNTPTRFLTTADGNKVQLHEVLYVPQFHVNLLSLGKLLESFSISKNNGKLYLSSGSNHFPISKFNNMLVINPSSQLCLNLSSLDELILLHKRFGHSNIKSMEKTLNKSFNNSHSCSSSAAIKIYRVPHFLNTNTTKVLLHIICADLAEPKVPNTIQNFHYYLIVVDVATKVTVNISSWTRDRGIVKLTTALHTPEANPIERYNRTLKNMCGVILYDQKMDLNLWPYVIEACSHIRNRIYNQAIGMSPLQALGINANTNHLRIIGSLAIVRKPTDSHIFEIYSDANFSSTSKSTTGILVFHRGNLIHWSSSKQSNTACLWLRKFYDNKVTPIIYIDNIPLLQSIQKDCARTSKAKHVQVKFTWLKKSINFVQLQYKSTSDQLADFLTKITKGPSLKRFLTREMLESSN, encoded by the exons ATGGCGTCCCCGGAGAAGAATCCACTTCCAAAATTCGACGGGTTTCCGAATAAGAAGGCTTATGTGAAATTGGTTAAGAATTTCTGCAGAGGGAAAGAAGAAGATGAAGCTATAGAAATAATATGTAATCTATTCCCAAAAACGATGATAGAGagttattttaatagattTTTGGATGACTCTTTTGAAGGTGAGATGAGTGCAGAGGAATTACTGAATCACATAGAAGAATACGTAAAAGAGCAAGATATTAAGGATACTTTATGGGATAAAACAAAAGTAGCATATGAAGTGAGATTCGCTTTTGGAGCTCAGGAAGCTTGTCAAAAACTATTGATTGAGTTGTATGGCAGGTTTAGAGTTTTACTTAAAGGTATGGATAAGAAGGATGTACAGCAGGTTGTGGTTACAAGGTTTTTGAGTCTGGTGCCGGTGAAGATAGGTAGAGAGTTTGTAGAGAAGTGTGAAGATCCGTCATATGATGAGATATTGAAACTGGCAGCAAAAAGAGACAAGAAATATGAGTTGGAAAAGAAATATAGGAAATTATCAGAAGAGAAGTCCAAGCTGCGAAAGCAGAAAGGTGATGGGAAAAAGGAGATTCCTAAGGGAGCTCAAGGAAAAAATGGAAAGAAGACAGAGGATAGAGAAGAAGTGAGAAAAGAGTCTCAAGTAAAAATAGCATTCTTTTCTCAAGAAAAACGAGGGGAAGTATCGAAGGCTAGAGTATTTGTAGAAGGGTACGGTTATGTAATGATGTACTTAGATTCATGTAGTTCTGTAAATATATTACCGAGTAGGCTGGTGAAGAATTTGTCAGAGGTTTTAGGGGATATTACAGTAGAAGGAGTAGAGGAAGTTGAGGTAAAAGGCATACATGAATCATATTCTAAAACGGAAGGAGCAGTTGAATTAGTGATAAGCATTCCGAATTCTAAGGTTAAGAAAGAGAGGGTATTATTTTACGTCGATAAGGAAGCTATATCTCCGTTGTTGAGTaggaattttttaaaaaaatttgggATAAACCCAATAGAATATGAAGAAGTCAAGGAAAATAAAGACTTTGGGGGTATGGTGATAGATGAAACCTCCTCAGACTTTGTGAAGTTACTGAAATCAATGCCAATGTTATACGATAAAGAAAGAGATTATGAGGAGAATGTTTGTAGAGCATCTTTTACAGTAAATAAGGAGTTTTTTCCAGTgagaaagaaaattatacCTGTTCCTGAGGATTTAAAAGAGAAGGTGTTAAGTAATATAGAGAAGCAAGTGGAAAAAGGTTGGTTAGAATCAGTTCCTGAAGGAGAGATTGTAGAGAATGTAAATTTATG tattcCAAAGGATGGAGAACAGTTACCTTCAATTAAAGACTTATTACATATTAATGTGGATAGGATAAGTGTTTATGATATTCGATCGGCATTTAATAGGATAAATGTTGAAGAGGAGTGTAGAAAATATCTCATTCTAGGAACCCCATTTGGTTTGTTTAGAAGTAAGGTATTGGTGTTTGGTCTGAAGATCACCCCATATATTTGGATGAAAACAATTAAGAAAGTTTTAGAACCGGTAATAGATCATGTAAGAATTTATTATGATGATATAGTAAATATAGCAAAAGGAAACTTGCATGATGTAGTGAACTGTAAAATTGTTCAAGCCTTGAATAAAATGAAGATGCAATTAAATCCAGAGAAGTGTGCTATAGGTGTGAAGAAGACAGTATTTTTAGGTTATATGATAGAGTGTCcattaaaaattagtatTCCAAGAGATAAGGTGGAAGCTTTACTTAAACTACCTTGTCCGAGAAATGCAAAGGAAGTAATGGAGGTTATGGGTAAGATACAGTATTTTGCGGTTATGATTCCAGAATTTGCGGAATTAGCAGCACCTGTtcatgaatttaaaaataaaaaagggGAATTTAAACAAGAAATTTTTCCTTTCTTTGACCAGCTGAGAAGAGCGGCAGCGAGAAATGTCTCGTTGGAGAGCATCAGAGAGAATTGTAAGGGATTGATCATATTTGTTTCAATTTCAGATATAGCAGTATGTACGATAATGAAAGCTtgttataaagaaaaagacAGAATATTTGCTATAAGTAGACGGAAGTTGAGGAAGAATGAAAAGAATTATGGTAAACCAGAAAAAGTTTTACTGGGAGTCAAAGAAATAATATGGCAAAATAAAGAGGTTGCTGCTAGCTTTGCGATTAAGGTTTTTTCGGAAGTACAGGGTTTGAAGAAGGCTTGGGAGTCGGAGTTGGGTATAATTTCATCAACTTTTCAAAGATTAATGTTTGAACTGAAAGCTTTTGATTTGGAgttttcttatttaaaagatagtAAGAATATAGCCGGTTTTTTTAAGACAGTAGAATATTCCGAGGCAGAAGGTGAGGGGATGGCGTTTTTAGTGGAGAAGAAGTTGGATCAGTTTTCTTTTAGTGAGGAGGAGATTATGAAGGAGTATATGGGAGATAAGGATGCTATTTTGGTGAAAACGTTTATTAAAGAAGGGCTTCTACCAGATTCAAAGAAATTAGAGTTGAGTTGTATGTTGAGGGGTAAATTGGACAAGGcggaaataaaaaatggatTAATTTACTTGGAAGACAAGCTGCTGATTCCTTATACACTGAGAGAGAAGTTAGTAGATTACCTGCATAGATATCATGCATCCTTTGATCAAATGAGTAGAAATGTGAAAGTAAATTTTGTGGGGAATAAATTATTGAAGTTAGCTAAAGATAAAGCAGATTCTTGTGAGACGTGTTTGACTTATAGAAGGAATTCGAGGAAGAGAATTACAAGTTGGTCAACTATTTCGGAAAGGAGAGAAAGATACCATGCTGATTGTGCAGAGTatggaaaatatttatttatgataaattgtGATGTTCATACAGGACATTGTTCAGCGGTACCAATTAAGGGAGTTGGAgcaaaagatattatttcaGCTTATGCTGAAACTTACCTAAGAATGGATACGCCAATTATTCAAGTAGCTGACAATGGGAAAGGATTCTGTGCAGTGCAAACGAGAGAATATCTGGAAGAGTTGGGTATTGTGTCTTTGTTTTCGATTCCGAAGTGTCCAGAATCAAATGGAGTAGCAGAAAAGTGTGTAGGTTTAATTAAGAACTATTTGAAGAAAACGGAGAGGAAAGAACCTTTTAAAGTTTCCCTTATGAGAGCAGTGAATGCGGTAAATGAGAGGATTGTAAATGGAAAATTAGTGAAGAGAATGTTCCTGGGTTATGAGGGAGAGGAGTcgataaaaagaaaatatgaGTTTAGAAGATTTCCATTTTGCTGcgatattaaatataaactgGATAGAAATGACGAGATGTggagaaaaagaaaatgtttgGAAAAAATTGGTGCAGATATATTCCGGATTACAGATgaggaagaaaaaaatatttatattaggAAGTCTGGCAGTATAATTTTCCTTGATAAAAAGGGGAGAGCTATTGATAAGAATCAAATAGAAAAAGTTCTTTATCAAGGAGAGGAAGAAAAGCAAATTGAAGATGAAGAAAAGTGTCCAGGTAGAGAATATATCAGAATAGATAGTGAAGAGGATTTCAAGGCTTTTAGAGGAAAGAGGCCTGAATTTAAGTTATTTTTGGCAACAGATGGGTCAACAGAGAGAGGTAAAGGGTATGGAGGAGTAGTATGGAAGTACCAAGAAGGGGATACACCGGTAATGGAGCAATTTAGAGGAAGTAAAAGTATGGCGGCTTCGGCTCAGTTTTTGGAAGTTGTTGCTCTGTTGGAAGGCCTAAGATTGGTTGAGAAATTGGATAAACAAGAATGGGGAAAGAAATTGGCGATTGTTACGGACTCAGAATATGTGGGGAGAAGTACAGCTTCTTATCTTCAGAAATGGAAGGAAAAAGACTTTAAAACTCATAGGGGAACTAAAGTGCAGCATGAGGATATATGGAAGGAGATTAATGAGTTACTGAATGGTTGGGAAGAAGTATTAGTATTGAAAGCAGCCGCACATAAAGGTGTACTTATAAATGAAGCCGCAGATGTTCAATCGAAACTTGGAGCTATGAATTCAATATCTAG AGGATATGGTCACTATGCTAATCAATGTCCTTCAAAGAAGCTTGATAACCAGACTCAATTTCTTGAAGAAGAAGATCAACAAAATATAGAAATCTCTTCAGACAATTATTTTGGAGTTTTTCTTTTGGATGATCAACAAGTCAACGTTACAATAAAGCCaaacaattttattgttCTGGATTCTGGTTCTAGTGTTCATGCCTTTTCAGATAAATCTCTTTTGATGAATTTAAAGAATACTCCAACCAGATTTCTTACCACTGCTGATGGCAATAAAGTACAG CTACATGAAGTTTTATATGTTCCTCAATTCCATGTGAATCTTCTTTCCCTGGGGAAACTTTTGGAATCTTTCTCTATTTCAAAGAACAATGGAAAATTATACCTTTCTTCTGGTTCAAATCACTTTcctatttcaaaatttaacaatatgCTTGTAATCAATCCATCCTCTCAGTTATGTTTAAATCTCTCTTCATTGGATGAACTAATTTTACTTCACAAGCGTTTTGGTCATTCAAATATCAAATCCATGGAGAAAACATTAAACAAATCCTTTAATAATTCTCATTCCTGTTCTTCTTCTGCGgccataaaaatttatagagTTCCTCATTTTCTTAACACTAATACAACTAAAGTTCTTCTTCATATTATTTGTGCAGATCTGGCAGAGCCCAAGGTTCCAAATACaattcaaaattttcattattactTAATTGTTGTGGATGTTGCTACAAAAGTTACTGTG AATATTTCTTCTTGGACTAGAGATAGAGGAATTGTTAAATTAACTACTGCTCTTCATACTCCTGAAGCTAATCCAATTGAAAGATATAATCGTaccttaaaaaatatgtgtggtgtaattttatatgatCAAAAGATGGATTTAAATTTATGGCCTTATGTTATTGAAGCATGTTCTCATATAAGAAATAGAATTTACAATCAGGCAATTGGAATGTCTCCTCTTCAAGCACTGGGTATTAATGCTAATACTAATCACTTACGAATTATTGGTAGTTTAGCTATTGTTAGAAAACCAACAGATTCTCATATATTTGAGATTTATTCTGATGCAAATTTTTCTTCAACAAGTAAATCAACTACAGGGATTTTAGTTTTTCATAGAGGAAATCTTATTCATTGGTCCTCTTCTAAACAATCAAATACTGCCT GTCTGTGGTTAAGgaaattttatgataataaagtgacaccaattatttatattgataatatacCTCTTCTTCAATCTATACAGAAAGATTGCGCTCGAACTTCTAAAGCAAAGCATGTTCAAGTAAAATTTACTTggttaaaaaaatctattaacTTTGTTCAATTACAATACAAATCTACCTCTGATCAATTGGCAGACTTTCTTACTAAAATCACTAAAGGACCATCTTTAAAGAGATTCTTAACGAGGGAAATGTTAGAGTCATCAAATTAA
- a CDS encoding Transposase, ISXO2-like domain-containing protein, with amino-acid sequence MNVFQLIKAIPDEGKAVEFLQKRGLIPKAKECENGHEMKLSLGKIIRWRCSLRSCKKKIGVRETSGERMKRELELGSCTTVNWNSLLREVCLFMKKKDESKIGGKGFTVEVDETLFARRKNYAGRMLGQQWCFGGICEETKKCFVESVADRSSETLMEVLKQRVHPETLIISDM; translated from the exons atgaatgtttTTCAACTTATTAAAGCCATCCCAGATGAAGGAAAAGCTGTGGAATTTCTTCAAAAACGCGGTTTGATTCCTAAAGCAAAGGAATGCGAAAATGGGCACGAAATGAAGCTTTCGCTTGGCAAAATTATTAGATGGAGATGCAGTCTTAGAAGCTGCAAGAAGAAGATTGGAGTGCGG GAAACGTCCGGGGAAAGAATGAAAAGGGAATTGGAGCTTGGTTCCTGCACGACTGTAAACTGGAACAGTCTTCTGAGGGAGGTGTGCCTTTTTATGAAGAAAAAGGACGAAAGTAAAATAGGAGGAAAGGGATTTACAGTGGAAGTGGATGAAACCCTGTTCGCcagaagaaaaaattatgcCGGAAGGATGCTGGGGCAGCAGTGGTGCTTCGGAGGGATTTGCGAGGAAACTAAGAAGTGTTTCGTGGAATCTGTAGCAGATAGATCTTCAGAAACGCTGATGGAGGTGCTGAAGCAAAGGGTTCACCCAGAAACCCTCATAATTTCTGATATGTAG